The following are from one region of the Rhinoraja longicauda isolate Sanriku21f chromosome 33, sRhiLon1.1, whole genome shotgun sequence genome:
- the tnfaip8l3 gene encoding tumor necrosis factor alpha-induced protein 8-like protein 3, whose protein sequence is MDLESAEVGEVDMSPAGTETFNSKSLALQAQKKILTKMATKAVANMLIDDTSSDILDELYKVAREYTSDKKEAHRVLKDLIKIALKIGILYRNNQFNQEEVEIVDKFKKKLNQAAMTAVSFYEVEFTFDRSVMAELLKECQDLLHELIERHLTPKSHGRIDHVFRLFADTEFLTDLYNPDGTYKESLQKICRGVNKLLDEGIV, encoded by the coding sequence CGGGAACCGAAACTTTTAATTCCAAAAGCTTGGCCCTGCAAGCTCAGAAGAAGATCCTCACCAAGATGGCCACCAAGGCAGTGGCCAACATGCTCATCGACGACACGAGCAGTGACATACTGGACGAGTTGTACAAGGTGGCCAGAGAGTACACGAGCGACAAGAAAGAGGCCCACAGGGTCTTGAAGGATTTGATCAAGATCGCTTTAAAGATCGGGATCCTCTACCGAAATAATCAGTTCAACCAAGAGGAGGTGGAGATCGTGGACAAGTTCAAGAAGAAGTTAAACCAGGCGGCCATGACGGCGGTGAGTTTCTACGAGGTTGAGTTCACGTTTGACAGAAGCGTTATGGCTGAGCTGCTGAAGGAATGCCAGGACTTGCTGCACGAACTGATAGAGCGCCACCTCACCCCCAAGTCCCACGGTCGCATCGACCACGTGTTCAGACTCTTCGCCGACACGGAATTCCTGACAGACTTGTACAATCCCGACGGCACGTACAAAGAGTCGCTGCAGAAAATCTGCCGGGGCGTCAACAAACTGCTCGACGAAGGGATTGTCTGA